One Malus sylvestris chromosome 14, drMalSylv7.2, whole genome shotgun sequence DNA segment encodes these proteins:
- the LOC126600621 gene encoding RING-H2 finger protein ATL56-like translates to MEILISVILLFVGVAVLVVIHVCIIGRAFNRGNDQGVNRVQRNSIVAIKKMSNEELNMLPCFDYTAEEKGTTTNHPVDCAVCLESFKGGEKCRLLPNCRHSFHAQCIDSWLLKTPVCPVCRTCARTPKIDVSLGGASGVSGDFRVEMT, encoded by the coding sequence ATGGAGATTTTAATCTCTGTGATCTTACTGTTCGTGGGGGTTGCTGTTTTAGTAGTAATTCATGTGTGTATCATTGGGAGAGCATTCAACAGAGGCAATGATCAAGGTGTTAATCGGGTTCAAAGAAACAGCATTGTTGCGATAAAAAAGATGTCCAATGAGGAACTGAACATGCTGCCTTGCTTCGACTACACGGCAGAAGAGAAAGGGACCACGACCAACCACCCTGTGGATTGTGCAGTTTGCTTGGAAAGTTTCAAGGGAGGCGAAAAATGCAGGTTGTTGCCAAATTGCAGGCACAGCTTCCATGCTCAATGCATAGACTCGTGGTTGCTGAAGACTCCGGTTTGTCCGGTGTGTCGGACTTGTGCTAGAACTCCAAAGATTGATGTGAGTTTGGGAGGGGCAAGTGGCGTTTCCGGCGATTTTCGAGTCGAAATGACCTAG